A genomic region of Glycine max cultivar Williams 82 chromosome 15, Glycine_max_v4.0, whole genome shotgun sequence contains the following coding sequences:
- the LOC100817597 gene encoding squamosa promoter-binding protein 1: MDESWSEGKRSMSYKEEDEYEEEEEEEVSEYRDDGRKKKVVSSKRGSKAGGSVPPSCQVDGCSADLSEAKPYHRRHKVCEYHAKAPAVLIGDQHQRFCQQCSRFHELSEFDDSKRSCRRRLAGHNERRRKNASEYHEL, encoded by the exons ATGGACGAAAGTTGGAGTGAGGGAAAAAGGAGCATGAGTTACAAGGAGGAGGATGAgtacgaagaagaggaagaggaggaggtgAGTGAGTATAGAGATGATGGTAGGAAAAAGAAGGTGGTGAGTAGTAAGAGAGGGTCCAAAGCTGGAGGCTCAGTGCCACCTTCATGTCAAGTTGATGGTTGTAGCGCTGATCTAAGTGAAGCTAAGCCCTACCATAGGCGTCACAAGGTTTGTGAGTACCATGCCAAGGCTCCTGCCGTACTCATTGGAGACCAGCACCAACGGTTTTGCCAACAATGTAGTAG gtTTCATGAGCTATCAGAATTCGATGACTCAAAAAGGAGTTGCAGAAGACGTTTGGCTGGACATAATGAGAGGCGTCGCAAAAATGCATCTGAATACCACGAACTTTGA
- the LOC102663199 gene encoding uncharacterized protein, protein MILASGMRGRMSCVNDSNILRPTRKALNQYPRLSLDGGRDAMNHSFVNIQGRRSVCCDRRLKEGSIQENNDLGSKFRFCDGESMSLPHTLAGESVVWCKPGVVARLMGLEAIPLPVSSIRRSDNKEKILAVFRMQNPRRRF, encoded by the exons ATGATACTTGCAAG TGGAATGAGGGGAAGGATGTCATGTGTGAATGACTCCAACATTTTGAGGCCTACAAGGAAAGCTTTGAATCAGTATCCAAGGTTGTCACTTGATGGCGGTAGAGATGCTATGAACCACAGTTTTGTGAACATACAAGGAAGAAGATCAGTTTGCTGTGATAGAAGACTAAAGGAAGGATCAATACAAGAGAATAATGATTTAGGTTCCAAGTTTAGGTTTTGTGATGGTGAGAGTATGTCTTTGCCACATACTTTGGCTGGGGAGAGTGTGGTGTGGTGTAAACCAGGGGTTGTAGCCAGGTTAATGGGCTTAGAGGCTATACCGTTGCCAGTGAGTAGCATAAGAAGATCTGATAACAAAGAAAAGATCCTTGCTGTTTTTAGGATGCAAAACCCAAGGAGGAGATTTTGA
- the LOC100305548 gene encoding auxin-repressed superfamily protein: MVLLEKLWDDVVAGPQPERGLGKLRKLTTLKTIDEGESSKLQKTLSMPSTPTTPMTPTTPTTPGSARKADNVWRSVFHPGSNSATKTIGAQMFDKPLPNTPTVYDWLYSGETRSRHR; this comes from the exons ATGGTTCTGCTAGAGAAGCTCTGGGATGATGTTGTGGCTGGCCCTCAACCTGAGCGTGGCCTTGGCAAGCTCAGAAAACTCACCACCCTCAAAACTA TTGATGAAGGAGAAAGTAGCAAGCTGCAGAAGACGTTGTCGATGCCGTCGACACCAACAACCCCGATGACTCCGACGACTCCAACGACACCGGGATCGGCCCGTAAAGCTGACAACGTTTGGAGGAGCGTCTTCCATCCTGGGAGCAACTCCGCCACAAAGACCATCGGTGCTCAGATGTTTGACAAACCACTTCCCAACACTCCCACTGTCTATGACTG GCTGTACAGTGGGGAGACCAGAAGCAGGCACCGCTGA
- the LOC102663331 gene encoding uncharacterized protein: MDKLTSHVAYDSISYSLDSLSFSGLVAIQDHQPKLPSPNRAKDYQVSKHDSEFEFTSTKANLNSAVNPIKITPADQLISNGRLQPQALAIQTNQSLIRNLPSSSSSLLATHSSSKMSCSKTGSNMKYHEQLNEASKHANKKSTVTRTGFGQKMKSFLSPCRECRTIKQGAVKAQTVPGENLKID; the protein is encoded by the coding sequence ATGGACAAGCTCACCTCACATGTGGCGTATGATAGCATTTCATATTCATTGGACTCGCTCTCTTTTAGTGGCCTTGTTGCTATTCAAGACCACCAACCAAAGCTCCCTTCTCCTAACCGGGCTAAAGACTACCAGGTAAGCAAGCATGACTCAGAATTTGAATTTACCAGCACTAAAGCAAACTTGAATTCTGCTGTCAATCCAATCAAGATCACTCCTGCTGACCAACTTATTTCCAATGGTCGACTTCAACCACAAGCACTTGCCATCCAAACAAATCAGTCTCTGATCAGAAATCTACCCAGTTCTTCAAGCTCATTACTAGCAACCCATAGCAGCAGTAAGATGTCATGCAGTAAAACAGGCAGCAATATGAAATATCACGAACAACTTAACGAAGCAAGCAAACATGCAAACAAGAAAAGCACGGTGACAAGGACAGGGTTTGGCCAGAAAATGAAGTCTTTTCTATCACCATGCCGAGAATGTCGAACCATTAAGCAAGGTGCTGTTAAAGCACAAACAGTTCCAGGAGAAAATCTCAAAATTGACTGA